Genomic window (Bacillus pumilus):
GTCGAAAAAATCGACCCAGCGTCTCCAAATATCCAAGCGATTATCATTGCGCCAACAAGAGAATTAGCAATTCAAGTATCTGAAGAGCTATACAAAATTGGCCAAGACAAGCGTGCGCGCGTACTTCCGATTTACGGTGGACAAGATATCGGTCGCCAAATCCGTTCGCTCAAGAAAAATCCTCATATCATCGTAGGGACTCCAGGACGTTTACTCGATCACATTAACCGTCGTACAATGCGTCTTCAAAATGTTGAAACTGTTGTGCTTGATGAAGCAGACGAAATGCTAAACATGGGTTTCATCGAAGACATTGAATCGATCCTTTCAAATGTACCAAGTGAACACCAAACACTTTTATTCTCTGCGACAATGCCTGCACCAATTAAGCGCATTGCAGAGCGTTTCATGACAAACCCAGAACACGTAAAAGTAAAAGCGAAAGAAATGACTGTCTCTAACATCCAACAGTTCTACTTGGATATCCACGAGCGTAAGAAGTTTGATACATTGACTCGTCTTCTTGACATTCAATCACCTGAGCTTTCAATTGTCTTCGGCCGTACGAAACGCCGCGTTGACGAATTGACTGAAGCACTTAACCTTAGAGGTTATACAGCTGAAGGAATTCATGGTGACTTGACGCAAGCAAAACGTATGGTTGCGCTTCGTAAATTCAAAGAAGGTTCAATCGATGTGCTTGTCGCAACAGACGTTGCAGCACGTGGACTTGATATCTCAGGCGTAACACACGTGTATAACTTTGACGTACCACAAGATCCAGAAAGCTACGTACACCGTATTGGACGTACTGGACGTGCTGGACGTACAGGTATGGCGATGACATTCATCACACCACGTGAAAAAGATATGCTTCGTGCGATCGAGCAAACAACTAAACGTAAAATGGATCGTATGAAAGAACCAACACTAGATGAGGCAATCGAAGGGCAACAACAAGTAACCATTGATCGTCTGCGCACAATCATCAGTGAAAACAACCTAAACTTCTACATGACAGCAGCTGCTGAATTGCTAGAAGATCATGATTCTGTTACAGTGGTTGCGGCTGCTATCAAAATGATGACAAAAGAGCCAGATGCAACGCCTGTTCGTTTGACAGATGAAGCACCAATGGTATCAAAACGCAATCGTAACAACCGCAGCTCTTCTAAACGTAGAGACGGTGGCGGCGGAGGCGGCTATCGCGGAAAAAGCCGTTCATCTTACGGTGATAAAAAGCGCTCTTCAAATGACCGCAATCGTTCTTCTAACGATCGTCGTCAAAAGAAATCTTATAACAACTAATTCAAAAGCGAATCCTTTGCAGGGTTCGCTTTTTTTAACAGGTTTGTTGAAACTTTTTAGTCTTTATTTCGTAATATATTGATAGAAAAGTATGAGAATGGGGGAAGAGTGTGAGAAAACAGCCGCAACGTCAAATTAGTTTAAATGGTTTAAAGGTATGGCGTCTTCAAAATGGAATTATCTCATTGATTTTCTTACTCATCATCATTGGGGTATTTGTCGCTAGTTATTATCTTCAATGGCCATATTGGATTGGGACCATCCTCATCGGTTTATGGGTCTTACAGGTCATCTTTGGCATTTGGCTTATACCGAAAATCCGACATCGCATCTGGCGCTACGAAGTATTTGAAAATGAAATTGAAATTCAGCATGGACTCATTCGCGTCACACGTGTGATTGTGCCGATGGTCCGTGTCCAGCATGTCGATACATCGCAAGGTCCGCTTTTAAGGCGCTACCGTTTGGCATCGGTTCAAATTTCGACCGCTGCCACAGTTCATGATATACCGGCGCTAGAATTAGAAGAAGCTGATGAGCTTCGTGATTACATATCTCGTTTAGCAAGGGTGACGGAAGATGATGTCTGAACCAAAACGAGTACATCCAATCTCGATGTTTATTGATTTTATATCAGATGCCGTATCTATGATCAAAAACTTCATTATCCCTTTTTTCGTTCTGATCTTTGTGAACTCGAATTCGAGCATTCGTTTTTATGCATTTATCATTCTTGGTGTGCTCCTTTTATGGAAAGCTGTTTCAACCGTATTAGCATGGAGACGATTCACCTATCGGATGGAAGATGATGAATTTCGTGTGGAATCGGGGGTCATCACGAAAAAGAAAAAGTATATCTCGTTAGAACGAATTCAAACGGTGAATACAAGTGAAGGCATCTTCCAGCGAATTTTCGGCTTGGTGCGTGTCCAAATCGAAACAGCAGGCGGAACCGACGGTCCAGAAGTGAGCCTGACGGCGATTACAAAAGCAGAAGCGGAACAATTAAAGCAAGCGATTTTCAACCGTAAGAAAAGCTTGCAGCAAGAAGAAATGGTGGATGAAAATGGGGATGTGCTGCATGATCCTCTGGCGAAGCAACAACCTGTGGAAGAAGAAATCAATGTTTCCTATCGTATGGGTGTACCAGAGCTGCTTCTGGCTGCGACGACTTCAAGCGGGATCGGCGTCATAATATCTGGGTGTATCGCCATCTACACACAAATTGATGAAATCCTTCCTTTGGACGGATTCATCAATCGCTTCTCTTTTTTAAGTCATGCGAGTATTG
Coding sequences:
- a CDS encoding PH domain-containing protein, with translation MRKQPQRQISLNGLKVWRLQNGIISLIFLLIIIGVFVASYYLQWPYWIGTILIGLWVLQVIFGIWLIPKIRHRIWRYEVFENEIEIQHGLIRVTRVIVPMVRVQHVDTSQGPLLRRYRLASVQISTAATVHDIPALELEEADELRDYISRLARVTEDDV
- the cshA gene encoding degradosome RNA helicase CshA — its product is MTITFQDFQLSESLMKAINRMGFEEATPIQAETIPLGLKNKDVIGQAQTGTGKTAAFGIPLVEKIDPASPNIQAIIIAPTRELAIQVSEELYKIGQDKRARVLPIYGGQDIGRQIRSLKKNPHIIVGTPGRLLDHINRRTMRLQNVETVVLDEADEMLNMGFIEDIESILSNVPSEHQTLLFSATMPAPIKRIAERFMTNPEHVKVKAKEMTVSNIQQFYLDIHERKKFDTLTRLLDIQSPELSIVFGRTKRRVDELTEALNLRGYTAEGIHGDLTQAKRMVALRKFKEGSIDVLVATDVAARGLDISGVTHVYNFDVPQDPESYVHRIGRTGRAGRTGMAMTFITPREKDMLRAIEQTTKRKMDRMKEPTLDEAIEGQQQVTIDRLRTIISENNLNFYMTAAAELLEDHDSVTVVAAAIKMMTKEPDATPVRLTDEAPMVSKRNRNNRSSSKRRDGGGGGGYRGKSRSSYGDKKRSSNDRNRSSNDRRQKKSYNN